DNA sequence from the Phocoena sinus isolate mPhoSin1 chromosome 9, mPhoSin1.pri, whole genome shotgun sequence genome:
GGGTCTCGGCGTGGGGTGGTTGCTTCCCGTGGACTAACAGGAAGCCCCCTTGAGCTAAAGTACAGGGGAAGTCCTTTCTAAAGCTAAGCTCTGTCACCACGGGTGAGGGATGAGTTCTCACCTCGCCTCATGGCACCCTGGGCATGTGTGGGCTGGGGGAGGCTGGCAGGGCCTCCTGGAGGACAGGGGTGGCTGTCCTTGtcagggtggggggtggatgcCTCAGGTGCTCTGAGGCTTCCCCATcagcccccagccctgtgccCCAGTCCCTCTGTCATCCTAGCCAGGCTGTGAGTACCAGGGACACCAGTATCAGAGCCAGGAGACCTTCAGACTCCAAGAGAGTGGCCGCTGTGTCCGCTGCTCCTGCCAGGTAGGCAGTGCCGCTGTCTCACGCCCCGGATCTGTCTTGTCCCTTGAGGGCCACtcacccagcctccctcctagGCCGGCGAGGTCTCCTGTGAGGAGCAGGAGTGCCCGGGCGCCCCCTGCACCCTGTCTGACTCtggcccccagctctgcccaggtgtgtgtgttgaggggtaACCACGAAAGGGTGCTTCTCCCAGCAGCTAGAGATGGAGGAGTGTTCCTTCACCGTAAGGGGAGGCATTCCTAAGTCCACCAGCCATTCCAGAGTGTGTTCAGAGGCTGCTGTGGGGAGGGCTAAGCCAGGGTCTTGGGAAGGGTCTTATGGTCTGGGAAGGGCAGGGATGGGTGGATGTGTCCAGGTTGCCATGGTgacagcccccctcccccgccccttgcTGTAGCCTGCGTGCTTGGTGGAGAGGAGTTTGCTGAGGGGGTCCAGTGGGAGCCTGATGGTCAGCCCTGCACAACCTGTTCCTGTCAAGCTGGGGTGCCCGTGTGCAGGGCTTtgctctgctccccagccccctgccagCACCCCACCAAGCCCCCCGGTGAGTGCCCCACCCCAATCTAGCTTTCTTCCCCTGCCTTGCCTGGCCCACCCTGATCGGCTGGGCTGTGATCACCCTGCTCTACCCAGGTGCCTGCTGCCCCAGCTGTGAGAGCTGCACCTACCACGGCCAAGTGTACGCCAACGGGCAGAACTTCACAGATGCAGACAGCCCTTGCCACACCTGCTACTGCGAGGTACCTCCCCAGGCTTGCTGCTGCCCTGCTGAGCCCCTCCCGGGGCCCACCCCCATTGCCTTCTCACCTGCTCCCAGGATGGGACCGTGACATGCTCCTTGGTCAACTGCCCTCCCACAACCTGTGCCAGGCCCCAGAGTGGACCCGGCCAGTGCTGCCCCAGGTGCCCAGGTACGTGCTTACTGTACCTGTCTGGCTTGGTGAACCCTTGACCCTGCCACTCCATGGCCCCGTGGGCCCAACGGATACCTTAGAAAGCAATGGCCTTCCGAATTTTTCAGTCTGACAAAGCTTGGGACTCTCTGGAACTCACAGGGTACGGGTGGGAGAGAAGAGTAGACATTCGTTTGTCCCTTCATGTTACGACACCaccctttccctcctttcctacACTTCCTCTTCCAATACCCTCACCATGCACATCTATTCGTATATCTACCTGTATAAGCCTGGTTCATGCAACAAATGTTCAGGTTTCCTATGCAAGAGACTGGGAGCTGGGATGCTGTGTGCCCTGATGCCTGCCCACACGGAGAGTATGCAGGGCGCGTATCACAAACACAGGCATGCACATGCATGAGCCCTTCGGCTCTTCACCCTCAGAGGCACACACATCTGCCTGCAGGTAAaggaactaaacacacacacacacacacacacacacacaagtgtgtgCTCGGGGAGATACGCTTGTCCGTATAcacagcccctcctcctcctcctctccctccatgGGGACAGCTTCCAAGTGGCACTTCTGCAGTGGCTCTGGACTCAAGGGTAGAGGGACTGTCAGCCTGCTCCTTGCACTGTCAGTCTTTGTCTCCACTCCTGCCCACCCGCCCCACTGCCCAGACTGCATCCTGGAGAAGCAAGTGTTTATGGATGGCGAGAGCTTCTCCCACCCTCGAGACCCCTGTCAGGAATGCCAGTGCCGGGAAGGCCATGCCCACTGCCAACCTCGGGCCTGCCCCAGGGCCTCCTGTGCCCACCCGTTGCCTGGTCCCTGTTGCCAGAACAACTGCAATGGTGAGGTGGGCGGGATGGGGGGTGGTCCCTCAGGATGGCTTGGCCCCATCTATAGGCCTTTAGGGCTGGGAGGGCAGCATGCCCTGGGGGAAGGGGGGCCTCTCCCAGGCCCatagctcccccctcccccaggctgtgCCTTTGCTGGGAAAGAGTACCCCAACGGAGCAGACTTCCCCCACCCCTCTGACCCCTGCCGCCTGTGTCGCTGTCTGGTGAGTCTGCCACCTGGATGGGAAGGAAGAGTGGGGGGGGCACTTGGGGAGACCAGGAGAAGTCCGCCAAGGTGAGGGTGAGAAGGGGAGGGGTCTCCTCCACCTTCTACCACTGACTTGGCCTGGCCTCGTCCATCTGCAGAGCGGCCACGTGCAGTGCCCGGCCCGCCGCTGCCCGCCCTTGCCCTGTCCAGAGCCGCTCCTGTTGCCAGGAGAGTGCTGCCCGCAGTGCCCGGGTAGGAGCCGCACCCCTCGCCACTCCTCCGGGGAGACTCCCTcagcagcctccctccccacccccccacccccccccaccccccacccccgctgacGCTTGCTCTCTGGCTGCAGCCACCCCCTCTGGCTGCCCTCGGCCCGGGGGCGGGGTCCCCGTCCGCCACCAGGAGCACTTCTCCCAGCCCGACGACCCCTGCCGCCGCTGCCTCTGCCTCGACGGCTCCGTGTCCTGCCAGCTGCTGCCCTGCCCACCGGCGCCCTGCACCCACCCGCGCCAGGGGCCCTGCTGCCCCTCCTGTGACGGTAACGCCCCGACTGCACCTGCCCGCACTCCTTCCAGCTCCACCCCGGAACCTCACCTGCTCCGTCCCCCTCTTACTCTGCGTCCCTCTTTACCTCCAGGCGGGGCGCcaccccttctcccccttcctcctggccCGCTCCTCCGGGGCGGGGTTCTCACTAAGAAAGTGCGGGAACAGTGCCCACCCAGCCCGCAGGGCCCGGGAGGTAGTGCGCCTGGTGCGCCACCTCCAAGGCCCCCCAGCCCCTCGCCTGCCCCCCAGGCTGCCTGTACCAGGGGAAGGAGTTCGCCAGTGGCGAGCGCTTCCCTTCGCCCACTGCCCGGTGCCACGTCTGCCTCTGCTGGGAGGGCAGCGTCAGCTGCGAGCCCAGGGCCTGTGCCCCAGCACAGTGCCCCTTCCCTGCCAGGGGTGACTGCTGCCCTACCTGTGATGGTGAGGGGGCGGGAACTGTACGGGTGGGGGGACAGGAGGGCGGGGTCAAAGTCATCTTTACTGCCCTAGAGTgggtcaaaaatatttattaccgTAAGACAAAAGCCCTGGACCAAATTCTGTGTGGGTTTTCCCTACGGATTGGACAgggagcttttttcttttttgtaatatttatttatttattggctgtgttgggtcttggttgcagcacatgggatctttcgttgcggtgcattgtggctcactggctcagtagttgcaggcGTGAGGGCTTAGTtcccccgcggcatgtgggatcttagttccccgagcagggatccaactggcgtcccctgcattgcaagatcgattcttaaccactggaccacagggaaggcCCTGGACAGGGAGCTTCTTTGCAGGCTGAAGGGGAGAAAGTTTGCCCTTTGGCCAATCCAACTGCCACCCCCCAGACCCCTTTACCCACCGGCCAAGAATgagcccttccctccccaccaggtCTTTGAGGCCTTGGCCTCAGGCCAGGCCCAAGCTCAGAGCTGGATGACTGGTCTCCTCTCCCTGATTTCTGccgctccccccaccctccctgtcctctCTCCAAGGCTGCGAGTACCTATGGGAGTCCTACCTGAGCAGCCAGGACTTTCCGGATCCCCGAGAGCCCTGCAATCTGTGTACCTGTCTCGGAGGCTTCGTGAACTGTAGCCGCCGGCCCTGTGAGCCTCTGGGCTGCAGCCACCCGCTCACCCCGTCTGGGCACTGCTGCCCAACCTGCCAGGGTAGACCTGCCCTCCCACTGCCCTTCTCAACTCCCGGCCTCCCTTCGGCTGCTGCGAGTCCCCTGGTCTGGTCACTGTCACCCCTCCCCCGAGACAGCCACGCAGCAAGCCCACAGACTGGGTTTTCCTGGGGTTCCTCACCCCATACTCGAGCCCTCCTCTCCGTCCCTGCTGTCACCTCGCGCCAACTGTGAAGGGCACCACACAACCACCCCTGTGCTGTCAGACCTTCCCACTCTTCAGCTGTCTCCCTGCCTTCCCAAAATAGCACGTCACCAGACTCCAAGCCATTCAGTGGCTTCCACTGCCCTTGAGTCACCCAAGCACATTTGGGCAACTTCCTTCCCCCGTGGCTTCTAAAGAAGCCACCCTCCCGAGCCCAGCCCACCTCTCGCCTTCATTTCCACTGTGCCCGTTCCTCTCATCTTCCTCCCACGAGGGCCCTGCTCTGTGATCCCACCCTCAGTCCCCCCCGCCGTGCTTCACGCATGCAAGTCTCACCACCGTGGTCTGGCTGAAGTCTTTCCTCCCGCCCCTCACCTTCCCAGCCACTCACCACTCTTTCTGACTCTTAGCTAAGCTTTGGTAGAGGACCCCAGGCccggctgtgtgtgtgtgtgtgtgtctgtgttggtgtgtgtgcctgtgtcagCAGAGGGATCCACTGATTGCGGCTCTGCCTTGTATTCCCCCCTCTGCCAGGATGCCTCTATCATGGGGTCACCGCTGCCCCCGGAGAGACCCTTCCTGACCCGCTCGACCCCACCTGCTCCATCTGCACCTGCCAGGTGAGGCGGCCCTTTGGGGGCTTGGAGCCCTTCATCCCTTGATCCTCCTCTCTGGCCAGAAAGAGGTCGTCTCCTCCTCCCAGGGTACACGCTGCCTGTGACATCCATCAGGACAGATTGGGCTCAGGCCTCCTGGGCTGAGGGAGGGGGTCTGGGCCGGGCAGGTCAGTAGGGGCACACCCCCATGAGGCCGCATGTGGCCTGGTTTGAGGGTGTGATGACATGGGAAGTGGCAGCGTGACCTCTCTCCCCCAGGAAGGCTCCATGCGCTGCCGGAAGAAGCCGTGTGCTCCAGCTCTgtgcccccatccctccccagggCCTTGCTTCTGCCCTGTTTGCCACAGTGAGCACACACGCCCCGCCGCCCCCCCACGCCTCCCCCTCCCGCTCTGCCAGACCTGACGCTGGACTGGTAGCACAGCCCCCGCCCAGGACACATGTCACCCACAGGCTGCCTCTCTCAGGGCCGGGAGCACCAGGACGGGGAGGAGTTTGAGGGGCCCGCAGGCAGCTGTGAGCGCTGTCGCTGTCAGGTGTGGTAGGGAGGTGGCAGAGCGGGCAGGGGCGGGGTCAGCTGGCCTGGAGAGCAAGTCACTGACCAGGCATCTCCTGCAGGCTGGCCAGGTCAGCTGTGAGCGGCTGCAGTGCCCACCTCTGCCCTGCCCACTCCAGGTCACAGAGCCGGGGAGCTGCTGCCCTCGCTGCAGAGGTACGTCTGGCCAGTGGGGCTGCTCCCTTGTTTCCGTCCCTCCATcggccccacctccctcccctcagctctCCTCCAGACTTCCCACCTCCCTGTCCACCCGTCTGTCCCTCCCACACCTCAGCCCTTGAGCTCTCACCACATTCACCTTCAGCTCTTCCTACCTATCCCCGCCCCTGGCCTATCCAGACCGTCTCCCCTTCTAGGTGCTTATTAGAATCTCCTCAAAGCTGCCCATTCCTAACCACGCCCCATTCATAATgatcattaacatttattgagcatataccatgtgctaagcactttacacatacCTCATCTGATGCACACAACGATCTCAacaagtaggtattattattaacttttcccattttatagatgagaaaactgaggtaacATAACTTACCTGTGGTCACTTAGCCAGTAGATGGCAGAGTCAAGATTTGCATCTAGGCCATCTGTTTCTAGAGTAGGGGCCTTTTTTAGCCTGTGTGAGCCCTCGCCCCGTATACTGCCCAGCATGGTATAGGAACTGTCAGCGTCTCCTTGCCCTGAGATGaaatccccatttaacagatggggagactgagactTGTAGAGATTGAGTTACCTTGGGCACACGGTTACTGATGGAGCCTCTCATTCATCCCACGTGCATTTATTACACACTTGCTGCAGGCCAGGTACTGTTGCTGGCGCTGGGCTATAAGAGACAGTGCCTGCTGCCTGGCACTGGGTCTAGCAAGCAAGCAGACGAGGAATGGGATTAGAGTCCAGGTGTTCTGACCCCGACCCAGTGTCTTTCCCCTCCATCACAGGCAGGAGTTCTGTCCCAGGACACCTTTCCACTATATCCCTGCAGAAACCCCTCCTGGCACCCACATACCCTACTGAGCACCCAGGGTGAGGGGGCAGACATGCAGAACCCAGACTCAGAGCTCATCCCTGCCCACCTCGGACACAGGCTGCCTGGTTCATGGGGAAGAGCACCCTGAAGGCAGTAGCTGGGAGCCCCCCAACAGCCCCTGTTCCTCCTGCATGTGTCATGAGGGTGTCATCACCTGTGCCCGCGTCCAGTGTGTCACCTCCTGTGCCCAGCCTCACCTGGGGCCCCGTGACTGCTGCCCTCGATGCTCTGGTACtgggagcctggggtgggggggcgtgggCAGGGAGGCAGTGCCCTGTCAGCATCTCCCTGCCATTGCCCTGGGCTGGGCGGCAGAGATGCGTCGTTCCAGGAGAAGTGGCCCTCATTCTTATGCACACCCCATTCTCTGAGGCTGGGGGGCCTGGCATTGCTGCCAGCCTGAAAGCTCCCTGATTCTGTTCTGCTCTTAACCCCCCACCCAACCCCTGCCAAGCCTGTGAGCATGAGGGTCGGAAGTATGAGCCCGGGGAGAGCTTCCAGCCTGGCACAGACCCCTGTGAAGTGTGCACCTGTGAGGTAGGGGAGCGCAACGCTGAGGGGCAGCCTGGACCCTGCGGGGAGCAGGCATTGTGGGGAGTCAGGAGTGTGTCCCTGTGGCCAGGGAGTGAGGCAGGGGCTTGGGGTGAAGAGCCTGCAGGGCCAGCAAGTCTGGGGGGGCAGGCAGTGGGCGGGCCCTCCTGGCTGGAGTGTGGGGTGATGTGGGTAGAAGGTTGCGGGGAGATGCCTGGGAATTGGTTGGGGGCCATACTGGGGAACTTCTATTTGAAAGGTAAGGGTGAGCCAATGAAAGGGTTTTGAGCAGGCAATCGACATCATAGATCAGGAGATTAGGCAATGGGATTGGGGAGGGGGATGGCATGGGAGCGCAGAAGGGTCAAAGGCCACATGAAGGTTCAGGCCCCAGTGACTGCAGGCAGCAGGCACTGTCCTCTCTGGGGACTGGGGCATGGGGTGAGGAGATGCTCAGTCTCTCTGCACACTGTCGTCTGATCTGCCCAAGGCAGATGGAGGAGCCTGGCATCCAGAGGAAAGAGGGTGGCTCTCAGCTTCCATGGCCTGGGACCCACCCCCTGCTCGCTCATTCAGCTGCAGCCTGAGGGAACTCCCAGCCTTCGCTGTCACCGGCGGCAGTGTCCCAGCCTGGTGGGCTGTCCCGCCAGCCAGCTCCTGCCCCCTGGGCCCCAGCATTGCTGCCCCACCTGTGCCCGTGAGTCCCCGGACTGGGGGGGAAAGAGGGCAGGGCTGCCAACCCCAGAGTGACACTGGAAGGGCCAGCCAGCCCTCCTTCACAGTACCAGCCCCAGCCCTTTCCTGAGTCCAGTGGATTGTTCTGGAAACCTGTACCCTGGAGGGTGAGACCTGTAATACCCTAAGGGGAAACGGGAAGCTAGCAGGACCCCTTGACTCTGAAGCCTGGTGCATCTTGTCCAGCAGGTGGCGCTGCAGGGTTGCAGCTGTGCTGGCTGCtggcttcttgagggcagggatattAGGACCAGAGGGGCAGTGAGTCGCCCAGCtacagaggtggggagaggtgttcttgtcaacacttgttcGGATGTGCTGCtgcagggaaagaggaaaggcacagtatttactaagcacctactgcatgccacGCACTGTACTTGGTGCTTTTAGTAAACAGCATCACGTTTAATTCTCAGTTACCCAGTGAGGAGGTGTTATTACTCCTTTtgttaacagatgaagaaattgaggttcagagaagttgaTTAATTTGCCCAAAATGGCACAGGCACTGAGTGCTGGAGCCAGGATTGGAACCTGGGGTACCTGGCTCATTGTGCTTCCTTTCAGACGATGAGTGGGAGGGCGAGCAGGGCGGGCAGCCCAGTGTTCCTTAGTGACCTCAGGCTGAGGAAGCCACGCTTTGTCCGTTTTCAGGCCCTCCATGCTAGCAGCCTAGCAAAGTTCCTTTTCAAAAGTCCAAACTTTTCTTTGctggaacaaaaggaaaagggatCTGTCATTCCTGGAATCAAGGTGTTAGGGCCATAAGTATGCCCTGGTCCCAAAAAGCCTGGGGACGCAGTAGGGGGATAAGGGGTCAGTTAGGctttgtcccccacccccatcctggcaGCATCTCCCATACTGCGTTCTTGTCTTCACAGAGCCGCTGAGTCCCTGCACGGAGCACCTGCGGGGGTCTAAGCTGGCCCCGCCAGACCCCTGCTACACCTGCCAGTGCCAGGTGAGCCCTCCTGCCTTGGGGATTCCTCAAGCCCCCTCTTCTCCTCTGTGGGCTGTGGCTGCGACTCCTCTCCTGCAGCAGCTCTGGACTTCCTACTCACCCCTGATATTTGCCCACTTGTCCTGAATGTCGCATCCTGCCTAGGtcctgctccctccctgctgtTCTCTACCTGTCGTGTGTTCCTGTGCCCTTCCACAGGACCTGACTTGGCTCTGCATTCACCGGGCCTGTCCTGAGCCCAGCTGTCCCCTGTTGGAGCGCCATACCCCCCCTGGGAGCTGCTGTCCCGTGTGCCAGGGTTCATGCCCAATTTTGTTCTGCATCCTCAGAGCCGAAGCcaggagggagacaggaggggTGGCATCCATGGGCCAAGTGGGCAACCTGGGGTGTGCACTCAGAATGCAGGCTTTGTTCTTTTGTAGAAAGGGAGGGCTGTTcgttgggggtggaggagggaccCATGAGGtagagggaggcagggaatgAAGCCTGGATTCTCAAGGCCTGGCCTGAGGCTTGGCTCAAGGACCCGAGGCCCACTAGCAGGGCATCGCACAGCTGAGCTGGCAGCCGGCCCAGAGGAAAGTTCCAGCTTCTGGCTTTTGTGGCTTCCGGGACACTCTGGACATCCCGAGCACTGGTGCCGGGTCTGCCATCTAGTAGGCCATGGTGCTGGTTGAAGAAATCAACACCATCAGGGTGCTAATTGGATGGGGTGGGCACTGCCCTGCCCTGGCCTTCAGGGTGAGCTCATGCAGGCGGAATGACAGTGCTCTCCCATCCCCATTTCTTCCTCCTCAGAATGTGTGGTGGAAGCTGAGGGCCAGAGAGTGGCAGATGGAGAGAGCTGGCGGGACCCCAGCGACGACTGTATCACTTGCACCTGCCGtgtgagctgggggtgggagggtgagggtggaggaCCTGAGAGATGGATAAAGGGAGGAGCTTCTGGTCACTGGACCAGAGAATATGGGGTCTTCGAGGTAATCAGAAAAATGCGCCCCCTCTGGGCATCCCTTGTGAGGGCAGGTAGCTGAAGGTGCATTTCATCCCCTACCTGAACGTGAAGTGGCTGTTCttgtggggcaggggcagagagagagggggctCCCGCCCCAGTCCCTGATCCAGAAGGGCTCCGAGAGTGTGAGGCCAGGGACTCCAGGCCCTGCCGGAAGTCCCTAGAGCCATGGCATCTGTCCTCAGCGGGGCCGCGTGGAGTGCCACCTGGAAGAGTGCCAGGCCCTCTCCTGCCCCCACGGCTGGGCGAAGGTGCGGGAGGCTGGCAGGTGCTGTGAGAGATGCCAAGGTGCGGGctagggagatgggggagggtcagggagggGGGAGGCGGGAGCGAGACCCAGTGTGAGGGATGGGCAGCGGACCCTCGCCCCTTACTGTCCCCTCAGCCCCCGCCCAGTCGTGCGCGCACCAGGGCCGGCAGGTGGCCTCCGGGGAGCGCTGGGCCGTGGACGCGTGCACCAGTTGCTCCTGCGTAGCCGGCGCCGTGAGCTGCCAGAGCCAGCGCTGCCCGCCGCTCTCCTGCGGGCCCGTGAGTGCTGCTGTCTGAGGCGGTGGGATGGGTGGCCACTTGGCACCGCCCCCCTGGGTGCCCCGGGGAAGGAGGAAGCTGGACTTGCCCGGGTCATGCAGTTCCCGAAGTAGCCACGAGGTGGCGCTCTGACACACCCCCCCCGCCAGCAGTAAGCCGAGGAGCCCTGGAGCCTCCCCAGCGATCCTCCGTGCCCCGGGAGGCTCTGCGTGGGGCACGGCAGGGAGCGCAGCGTGTCTGACGGTGTCTGGGGCGGAGGCCAGGACGAGGCCCCCGCCCTGCGTCCCGGCAGCTGCTGCCCCCGCTGCCTGACCCGCCCCGGTTCCTGCATGGCCTTCGGAGACCCTCATTACCGCACCTTCGACGGCCGCCTGTTGCACTTCCAGGGCAGCTGCAGCTACGTACTGGCCAAGGACTGCCGTGGAGGCGACTTTAGGTGCGCAActccctctgccttctccctgcccccttaCACCCATCCCTGCTGACCACTGCATCTGGGCCTCCCACGCCACAGCGTGCACGTGACCAACGATGACCGGGGCCGGAGCGGCGTGTCCTGGACCCACGAGGTGGCCGTGCTGCTGGGAGACGTGGCCGTGCGGCTGCTGCAGGGCGGAGCGGTCACGGTGAGTAAAGCCAAGGACCCGGGGAAAGTCGGTCCTGCGCGTTCCTCTCCGCTGTCCCGACGTCGCTCCTCCTCCCgcctcccttctcctccaggtGGACGGGCGCCCCGTCGCCTTGCCCTTCTTGCAGGAGCCTCTGCTGTATGTGGAGCTGCGGGGACGCACGGTGATGCTACACGCCCAGCCGGGGCTCCAGGTGCGGCCGGGGCGAGTGGGGTGCAGGGGAGCCTCGGGCCTGTTCAGGTGTCTGTATCTGTAGAGGGAGTGGGGATACCAGCTACCTCCCAGGCCAAAtgaggccacagaggtgagagaGTTCTGCTGGATTCTGAAGGGAGAAGAGGAATCAGGGTTAGAGACCTCCACGTGTGATGGAAGGAGTTCTGAGCCTGGTTTGCGATCTTGGCTCAACCACCCACACACTGGGGCTCTTAGGCCATTACCTTAAGCCcatcctttctgggcctcagctttcccATCAGTCAAATGGGGGAAGGGTTGGGAGGGTGGGCAATGTCAACTGCCGTCTCCTAGGTGGCTTCAGAGATTTTCTCCAATTCCCATGTCAAAGAGTAGTTCACTCCCTGGCCTCCAGCAACAAGCACATTTGTAAATTCAGAAAATAAGTCTTGTCTACTCTTATGATACAGACTCTAATTATGCTTTGTTCTCGGTAAGGCCTGAATGCCCATGAGAGAGTGACTCTCTGGAAGAGGGTTGCATTTCATGGGGGCGCCGAGTTCATGGAGGATGAGGGGAGAAGGTGCCCTTTTGAGGGAGCTGTGGGTGGCTCTTCATGTCTTCTGTGTTTGCCTAGGGCTGACAGGGCAGGTACCTACTTGTATCCTCCCTTCCAGGAGACACCTCCACCTGTCCATTCTCCTCCCCTACAGCAGGGGGCGTGCTGACGCCGCCAGGATCGGCACTGGGCTTCCTGGGGCCCCTGCCTTTCCCCACTTTCCAGTCCCAGCCTCTCTGCACAGGTGCTGTGGGATGGGCAGTCCCAGGTGGAGGTGAGAGTGCCTGGCTCCTACCGGGGCCAGATTTGTGGGCTCTGTGGCAACTTCAATGGCTTTGCCCAGGATGATCTGCAGGGCCCTGAGGGGCTGCTCCTGTCCACTGAGGCTGAGTTTGGGAATAGCTGGCAGGTGAGTCACACaggagctggggggcaggggggaggcaCAGTTGAGCATGAATCTCAGAGCAGCCTTCTGGTATGGAAAGGGAAGTTTGCACACAAGGTGGGCTTTGGGGCTTTCAAGGAGGTTTGGGGACTTCTTGCCTGCTATGGTGCTGGGGGAGGCAGGATGGCCTGTTGAAAGCGGTCTCATCATCTGAATCCCCAAGCCCTGCTTTGCCGCTCAcgaactgtgtgaccttggacaagtcacttacctgctctgggccttggtttgtccatctgtaaaatgggaacaaaggAAAAGTAGCTGATGCTTCCTTTGCTGTTCTCATAGGGAGGTTTATGAggctaaaacaaaatatttggt
Encoded proteins:
- the KCP gene encoding kielin/chordin-like protein isoform X2; protein product: MQPSPAFWSPLCPGWSSQASLPQARKSGKAWEWPQREELPLPVHGSAALSEGGAVPREPLGLADIHDYQLQAPAHSSAPAGAPQERWRPLEERLGRLEAEVTELREQNKDLQGRVRQLESCECHTASPQCWGLGRAWPEGARWEPDACTACVCQDGATHCVPQPGLPHCHGCSHNGQAYGNGETFATDACTTCRCLEGAITCTQKPCPRGPCLEPGACCPHCEPGCTGGHRSGETWQLEPCVICTCQAGTVQCQGPSCSELNCLESYTPPGECCPICWPGDLPPTLPRRPLGPRGFRTYLGSCLPLGNVHPPRCLLTSPSRWQPSPGCEYEGQLYEEGANFLSSSNPCLQCSCLRSLVRCVPMKCPPIPCPEPVLRPGHCCPNCQAQGCTEGGSHWEHGQEWTTPGDPCRICQCLEGHIRCHQRECASLCPYPARPLPGTCCPVCDGCFLNGREYRSGEPVGSGDPCSHCRCANGSVHCEPLPCPPTPCRHPGRIPGKCCPVCDSCEYQGHQYQSQETFRLQESGRCVRCSCQAGEVSCEEQECPGAPCTLSDSGPQLCPACVLGGEEFAEGVQWEPDGQPCTTCSCQAGVPVCRALLCSPAPCQHPTKPPGACCPSCESCTYHGQVYANGQNFTDADSPCHTCYCEDGTVTCSLVNCPPTTCARPQSGPGQCCPRCPDCILEKQVFMDGESFSHPRDPCQECQCREGHAHCQPRACPRASCAHPLPGPCCQNNCNGCAFAGKEYPNGADFPHPSDPCRLCRCLSGHVQCPARRCPPLPCPEPLLLPGECCPQCPATPSGCPRPGGGVPVRHQEHFSQPDDPCRRCLCLDGSVSCQLLPCPPAPCTHPRQGPCCPSCDGNAPTAPARTPSSSTPEPHLLRPPLTLRPSLPPGGAPPLLPLPPGPLLRGGVLTKKVREQCPPSPQGPGGSAPGAPPPRPPSPSPAPQAACTRGRSSPVASASLRPLPGATSASAGRAASAASPGPVPQHSAPSLPGVTAALPVMDASIMGSPLPPERPFLTRSTPPAPSAPARKAPCAAGRSRVLQLCAPIPPQGLASALFATAGQVSCERLQCPPLPCPLQVTEPGSCCPRCRGCLVHGEEHPEGSSWEPPNSPCSSCMCHEGVITCARVQCVTSCAQPHLGPRDCCPRCSACEHEGRKYEPGESFQPGTDPCEVCTCELQPEGTPSLRCHRRQCPSLVGCPASQLLPPGPQHCCPTCAQPLSPCTEHLRGSKLAPPDPCYTCQCQDLTWLCIHRACPEPSCPLLERHTPPGSCCPVCQECVVEAEGQRVADGESWRDPSDDCITCTCRRGRVECHLEECQALSCPHGWAKVREAGRCCERCQAPAQSCAHQGRQVASGERWAVDACTSCSCVAGAVSCQSQRCPPLSCGPDEAPALRPGSCCPRCLTRPGSCMAFGDPHYRTFDGRLLHFQGSCSYVLAKDCRGGDFSVHVTNDDRGRSGVSWTHEVAVLLGDVAVRLLQGGAVTVDGRPVALPFLQEPLLYVELRGRTVMLHAQPGLQVLWDGQSQVEVRVPGSYRGQICGLCGNFNGFAQDDLQGPEGLLLSTEAEFGNSWQVPEGPGPGRPCSKGREVDPCRAAGYRARREANARCRVLKSSPFSRCHAVVPPEPFFAACVYDLCACGPGFLADTCLCDALEAYASHCRQAGVTPAWRGPTLCVVGCLLDRGFVFDECGPPCPRTCFNQHVPLGELAAHCVRPCVPACRCPAGLVEHEAHCISPEACPPVLLTGDQPPSTLPNPSQKPQGQEP